A DNA window from Ipomoea triloba cultivar NCNSP0323 chromosome 10, ASM357664v1 contains the following coding sequences:
- the LOC116033703 gene encoding 60S ribosomal protein L3: MSHRKFEHPRHGSLGFLPRKRASRQRGKVKAFPKDDASKPCRLTAFLGYKAGMTHIVREVEKPGSKLHKKETCEAVTIIETPPIVVVGVVGYVKTPRGLRCLNTVWAQHLSEEVRRRFYKNWCKSKKKAFTKYSKKFESEDGKKDIEAQLEKMKKYACVIRVLVHTQIRKMKGLKQKKAHLMEIQVNGGTIAQKVDYAYGFFEKHVPVDAVFQKDEMIDIIGVTKGKGYEGVVTRWGVTRLPRKTHRGLRKVACIGAWHPARVSFTVARAGQNGYHHRTEMNKKIYKLGKAGQESHAALTEFDRTEKDITPMGGFPHYGVVKDDYILIKGCCVGPKKRVVTLRQTLLNQTSRVALEEIKLKFIDTSSKFGHGRFQTTQEKQKVYGRLKA; encoded by the exons ATGTCGCACAGGAAGTTTGAGCACCCAAGGCATGGCTCACTCGGCTTTCTTCCCAGAAAGCGTGCTTCTCGCCAAAGGGGAAAGG TGAAGGCATTTCCCAAGGATGATGCCTCCAAACCATGCAGGCTGACAGCATTCTTGGGATACAAAGCTGGAATGACTCACATTGTCAGAGAAGTAGAGAAGCCTGGATCCA AACTTCACAAGAAGGAGACATGTGAGGCTGTGACAATCATTGAGACACCTCCAATTGTAGTTGTTGGAGTTGTTGGCTATGTGAAGACACCTCGTGGCCTTCGTTGCCTCAACACAGTTTGGGCTCAGCATCTGAGTGAGGAGGTTAGAAGGAGATTTTACAAGAACTGGTGCAAGTCCAAGAAAAAGGCTTTTACCAAGTATTCAAAGAAATTTGAATCTGAGGATGGGAAGAAGGATATTGAAGCACAGcttgagaagatgaagaaatatgcATGTGTCATTCGTGTGTTGGTTCACACCCAG ATAAGGAAAATGAAGGGGCTGAAGCAGAAGAAAGCTCATTTGATGGAGATCCAGGTTAACGGAGGTACAATTGCACAGAAGGTTGACTATGCATATGGTTTCTTTGAGAAGCATGTGCCAGTCGATGCTGTTTTCCAGAAGGATGAGATGATTGATATCATTGGTGTCACCAAGGGTAAGGGTTATGAAGGTGTTGTGACTCGATGGGGTGTCACTCGTCTTCCACGTAAAACTCATAGAGGTCTTCGTAAAGTTGCTTGTATTGGTGCCTGGCATCCAGCTAGAGTTTCATTCACAGTTGCTCGTGCTGGTCAAAATGGATACCATCACCGAACTGAGATGAACAAGAAGATTTATAAGCTTGGCAAGGCGGGACAAGAGTCGCATGCAGCCTTAACTGAGTTTGACAG GACTGAGAAAGACATCACTCCCATGGGTGGTTTTCCTCACTATGGTGTGGTGAAGGACGACTACATCTTGATCAAGGGATGCTGTGTTGGCCCTAAGAAAAGAGTGGTTACCCTTCGTCAAACTCTGCTCAACCAGACCTCTCGGGTTGCTCTTGAGGAGATTAAGCTCAAGTTCATTGACACTTCATCAAAGTTTGGACATGGTCGCTTCCAGACAACACAGGAGAAGCAGAAAGTCTATGGTCGTCTCAAGGCTTAA